The DNA region TTAGAAAACGTGCGGCACAAATCTTTATCGGTTTCAGAAAGTAAAGGTAGTCGAAGATTATAAGAACCATTTCTCTGGGCCtcttggaaaatattttcaatgatCTCAATTAATTTCGGTAAATCTTTACCATATACGAAATCCCCACTAATAGGCTTGTCAATCTGACTCCACgcatattcaaaaatagcATCAAATGCATCAGTTTCGAAGGTCATGGCGAACAATACCAGAATAGTTCCTTCAAAGTTTCACCTCTTTAATTCAAAAGCCGCCACAACAAATATTCAATCAAGGCAAGCTTCAAACGTGTTAACAATataagtttttcaattaaaaGCAACGAAGAAACTCTTGCCTAGGTGAACTAAACAACTGCCACCGAAAATGTTTATATCTGTCAGTGCCTTTGCGAAGGAGCTTTGAGATGCTACTATATGATATGCACATATGTTATGGTAAAAACCGATTGCGCGTCGCGTTTCCGGCAGAGAATAGGCTGGTTAATAGTAAAAGTGATCCTTCTTTCAAGGACAAACTCCGATGGAGTCTTTGTCATAGGGCAACAAGGGAAGATGTAGCGGTATACTACTGATCGTCTTCAATCCATCCGTGCCAAACAGTTGTTTTAAAACAAGCATTATCAGCCAAAGAAagttgttgaagaaggtgGAGACCCACGCACCACAATATCTTTTTGACAGCGAAAACAAGATaactgaaatttttgagagAGTTTTTGCCACTTTTCAGTAAGCATCTGCAGCACTGGGGCAGAGAAAGGCAAAGAGATAGGTGTGTATTACGATAGTGTGGTAACGAATAAACAAAGAGttcaaaggaaaaaacagCTGCATTATTGGCGCCATGAACAATATTGCAAATACTGGGGCGACCAATGAGTCAAACATCAGCGATGCTTCCCGTATAGAGTCTTTACCAAGCTTGAATGATGACGACATTGAGAAAATCTTGCAACCAAATGATATTTTCACCAATGATCGTACCGAGGGGAGTACTACGTCCTCCACTGCTATTGAAGATATCATTAACCCATCCCTGGATCCGCAAATTGGAGCGTCACCGGCTCCCTctccttcctttttcaatgaCTCAAGGAAGCCATCCACTAGCACACATCTAGTAAGGAGGGGCACACCATTGGGGATCTACCAAACCAACCTATACAACCACAATAACAGAGAGAATAGCAATTCCAATAATACTTTATTGTCTTCTAAGCTACTCACGCATCCACCGGTTCCTTACGGCCAAACCCCCAATCTATTGCAACAACATTCCGTATATAGGGCGCCAGCTTCTAGTGGAGCTACTAACGTACAGCCCCGCCAAGCCACGAGAAGATATCAATCGCACAAGTCGAGACCTGCTTTTGTCAATAAGTTATGGAGCATGCTGAATGATGATTCCAATACAAAACTAATACAGTGGGCATTAGACGGGAAATCTTTTATTGTTACAAACAGAGAGGAATTCGTTCATGAAATTTTACCCAAGTATTTCAAACATTCCAATTTCGCTTCTTTTGTTAGGCAACTAAACATGTATGGATGGCATAAAGTTCAAGATGTCAAGTCAGGTTCCATTCAAAGTAGTTCAGACGACAAATGGCAATTTGAGAACGAAAATTTCATCAGGGACAGAGAAGATTTGCtggaaaaaatcatcagaCAAAAAGGTTCTTCCAATAGTCAAACTAATCCTAGCGGGAACGGTAACTCTATGAATGGGAGCGGTGTTTCATTGGACAGTACTGCAGGTgtcaacagcaacaacagcagtaacagttttttcaataacaGTCATTTGTTGCAGGGAAAAACACTAAGGTTAATGAATGAAGCAGCCTTGGGAGATAAGAATGATGTTACTGCAATTTTGGGTGAACTAGAGCAGATAAAGTATAATCAAATTGCGATTTCCAAAGATTTGTTaagaataaacaaagaTAATGAGTTGTTGTGGAAGGAGAACATGATGGCAAGAGAAAGACACAGAACACAACAACAAGCCCTAGAGAAAATGTTCCGATTTCTAACATCCATAGTACCACACTTGGATCCAAAAATGATCATGGATGGGCTTGGCGATCCAAAAACCAATAATGAAAACCTCAATAGCACGAATAATATCGGGCTAAATCACGACAATACAGGCACTATAGATGAACTTCAGTCCAACGACTCCTTCATAAACGATGACCATAATTCATACATCAACGCTGCGGCCAACTCCCGTAATAACATGGGCACCAATAATGACGTTGACAGCAACAAGAGCGGTAGCATCAATACTAGTAAtagaaagagaaatgtGGACGAAAGTATCAAACACAACAACGACATACTAAATGACATTATATTCAACACCAACCTCGCCAATAATCTCACAAACTACAATTCAAGCAATAATGCTGGCTCACCATTGAGACCATACAAACAAAGAtaccttttgaaaaatagagCAAATTCGGCGACGTCCAGTGAAACTCCAAGCCTAGCACCATTCGATCTCGAAtctaataatattaatgataataacaacaataataataacaataatggcAAAATATCAGAGATTCCGTTtgacgacgaagatgaagaaacaaactTCAAGAATTTCTCTACACGAAATCCCACCAGTCAAGTGAACGAAAACGCCTTTGATCCAAGCAGGTTTACGATGCTTTCTGATGAAGATCTGAAGAAGGACTCGCATGCCCATAGCATCGCAGATGACAATAAGCACAATGAAAGCGATCTATTCCTGGATAACGTACATCGCAATATAGACGAACAAGATGCGAGGCTTCAGAACTTGGAAAACATGGTCCATATACTCTCGCCAGGGTATCCTAATAAGCCGTACAGCAAGAACCCCCCCACAGCGCACTCCAATTCTAATATAGAGATTAATACCAATGTCAATAGCCCTGGTTTCAATTTGCAGGATTACTTAACGGGAGAATCCAACTCTCCCAATTCTGTTCATTCTATCCCTTCGAATACTGGCGGGTCTACCCCATTGCCCATGCCTACTGACAACGACAACGAACACGGGAGTGCCAGTGCCAGCGCCAGTGCAGGCAGAAGCGGAAGTGGACTGACGTCTTTCCTGGCGGTAGACGACCACACCCTAAACGACAATGATGGCGGTGGCACCAGCGCGTCCCCCGATATAAAACTTGGCACCACACACAGCAGCAAAACAAGCGATACCCTGCCAAGCTTTAATGACCACGGTAGTCCCGCCCAGATGGCCAGGCCTACCGAGAACGCTAAGAAGAGATACGTGGAGGAAATACCGGAGCCGGCTATCGTCGAGATCCAAGACCCGGCCGAGTACAACGACCAGCGCCAGCCCAAACGAGCCAAGAAGTCGCACACAGACCCAGGTCA from Saccharomyces eubayanus strain FM1318 chromosome VII, whole genome shotgun sequence includes:
- the HSF1 gene encoding stress-responsive transcription factor HSF1, with product MNNIANTGATNESNISDASRIESLPSLNDDDIEKILQPNDIFTNDRTEGSTTSSTAIEDIINPSLDPQIGASPAPSPSFFNDSRKPSTSTHLVRRGTPLGIYQTNLYNHNNRENSNSNNTLLSSKLLTHPPVPYGQTPNLLQQHSVYRAPASSGATNVQPRQATRRYQSHKSRPAFVNKLWSMLNDDSNTKLIQWALDGKSFIVTNREEFVHEILPKYFKHSNFASFVRQLNMYGWHKVQDVKSGSIQSSSDDKWQFENENFIRDREDLLEKIIRQKGSSNSQTNPSGNGNSMNGSGVSLDSTAGVNSNNSSNSFFNNSHLLQGKTLRLMNEAALGDKNDVTAILGELEQIKYNQIAISKDLLRINKDNELLWKENMMARERHRTQQQALEKMFRFLTSIVPHLDPKMIMDGLGDPKTNNENLNSTNNIGLNHDNTGTIDELQSNDSFINDDHNSYINAAANSRNNMGTNNDVDSNKSGSINTSNRKRNVDESIKHNNDILNDIIFNTNLANNLTNYNSSNNAGSPLRPYKQRYLLKNRANSATSSETPSLAPFDLESNNINDNNNNNNNNNGKISEIPFDDEDEETNFKNFSTRNPTSQVNENAFDPSRFTMLSDEDLKKDSHAHSIADDNKHNESDLFLDNVHRNIDEQDARLQNLENMVHILSPGYPNKPYSKNPPTAHSNSNIEINTNVNSPGFNLQDYLTGESNSPNSVHSIPSNTGGSTPLPMPTDNDNEHGSASASASAGRSGSGLTSFLAVDDHTLNDNDGGGTSASPDIKLGTTHSSKTSDTLPSFNDHGSPAQMARPTENAKKRYVEEIPEPAIVEIQDPAEYNDQRQPKRAKKSHTDPGH